One segment of Thermosipho atlanticus DSM 15807 DNA contains the following:
- the mnmA gene encoding tRNA 2-thiouridine(34) synthase MnmA, whose amino-acid sequence MGLSGGVDSAVALYLLLEQGYDVTAYHIKTVPDSIFLTKKITHKVCCSPSDTFDAKKIASFFGVKINIVHLEKEFRDTVIKYFLEEYSKARTPNPCFFCNDWIKFGVLYDIMIRDGMEYISSGHYARIIDGKLFKAKSVDKDQSYFLASIKKEKLSKMVLPNGEYTKEEIREIAKNIGLHVHDKKDSQDLCFVPDSDIPGFLSENGVKIKKGLIIDTLGNVIGTHVGLQNYTIGQRKLRIATGRRVYVKAKDPKKNLLIVGGKDELYSKQFIVTNLNFLQDKGNDFTGYVKVRKKFKEVPCKVYIKNEVMYIETLDPIFAITPGQIAVVYDEDGAVIVSGVIEKEGWNEN is encoded by the coding sequence ATTGGTTTAAGTGGAGGAGTTGATAGTGCTGTTGCATTATATTTGCTTTTAGAACAAGGGTATGATGTAACAGCATATCATATAAAAACAGTGCCTGATTCTATTTTTTTGACTAAAAAAATTACTCATAAGGTTTGCTGTAGTCCTTCAGATACATTTGATGCAAAAAAAATAGCAAGTTTTTTTGGGGTAAAAATTAATATAGTTCATCTTGAAAAAGAATTTAGGGATACTGTTATAAAATATTTTTTAGAAGAATATAGTAAAGCGAGAACACCTAATCCATGTTTCTTTTGTAATGATTGGATAAAATTTGGAGTTTTATACGACATTATGATTAGAGACGGGATGGAATATATATCATCAGGTCATTATGCAAGAATAATTGACGGAAAGTTATTTAAAGCAAAAAGTGTTGATAAAGACCAATCATACTTTCTTGCTTCTATTAAAAAAGAGAAACTTTCAAAGATGGTACTTCCCAATGGAGAGTATACAAAAGAAGAAATAAGAGAAATTGCCAAAAATATTGGACTTCATGTGCATGATAAAAAAGATTCTCAGGATCTCTGCTTCGTTCCTGATAGCGATATTCCGGGATTTTTGAGTGAAAACGGAGTAAAAATAAAAAAAGGATTGATAATAGATACTTTAGGAAATGTAATAGGAACACATGTTGGTCTACAGAATTATACGATTGGTCAGCGAAAATTGAGGATTGCTACAGGTAGAAGAGTTTATGTTAAGGCAAAAGATCCGAAAAAAAATCTTTTAATTGTTGGCGGAAAAGACGAACTTTATTCCAAACAATTTATTGTAACTAATTTGAATTTTTTGCAAGATAAAGGTAATGATTTTACAGGGTATGTTAAAGTCAGAAAGAAATTTAAAGAAGTGCCATGTAAAGTGTACATTAAAAATGAAGTAATGTATATTGAAACTTTAGACCCCATTTTTGCAATAACACCTGGTCAAATAGCAGTCGTATATGATGAAGATGGAGCAGTGATAGTCTCAGGAGTAATTGAAAAGGAGGGATGGAATGAAAATTAA
- the hpt gene encoding hypoxanthine phosphoribosyltransferase: MKIKTLINEEQLQNRIKGLAKELTEYYKKRTDTIHAVCVLKGAIHFFTDLVEHIDLNVEYSFIHVSSYSGTESTGKIRVKSWIDEPIEGKYVLVIDDILDTGLTLSYILGYLKRYNPADLKVATLLRKQGRNPAVSADFIGFDIEDKFVIGYGLDFDEKYRNIPFIGYLE, encoded by the coding sequence ATGAAAATTAAGACTTTGATTAATGAAGAACAGTTACAGAATAGAATAAAAGGACTAGCCAAGGAATTAACAGAGTACTATAAAAAAAGAACTGACACAATACATGCGGTTTGTGTTTTAAAAGGTGCAATACATTTTTTCACGGATTTAGTAGAGCACATAGACTTAAATGTGGAATATTCATTTATTCATGTTTCAAGTTATTCTGGTACAGAATCAACGGGTAAGATAAGGGTAAAAAGTTGGATTGACGAACCAATTGAGGGAAAATATGTTCTTGTGATTGATGATATTCTTGATACTGGGTTGACTCTTTCGTACATTTTAGGTTATTTAAAAAGATATAATCCTGCAGATTTAAAAGTGGCAACTTTATTAAGAAAACAGGGTAGAAATCCAGCGGTAAGTGCAGACTTTATAGGTTTTGATATAGAAGATAAATTTGTGATTGGTTATGGACTTGATTTTGATGAAAAATATAGAAATATTCCATTTATAGGGTATCTAGAATGA
- a CDS encoding LCP family protein, which produces MVLGLDKDIQGTRRTDVILFVNVDLKNNVIKISNIPRDLIVEGKKINSYYQTEGFERLKSLVEDFTGLKIEKYAIVDYDVIKFIGDSLGPIEIYISEPMKYTDYSQNLFINFEPGLHKLNGKQLLAYLRFRKDFRGDIGRIEREKYIIEKLVQAALKKDLFSLANIYKKVYEMIDTNIKTSELVFLATKFRKSIQIRSVNFPINYTSDGNIYPGDLESYRNSFKEKEEEENNFRFYVLNNTKTQTRTYNVNLYYMWKAAGFIPKDIYDLSKVNFEEDTVYILNDKIDVKIIKDIVRVVHPKRKFVIKYAKDELDKYYLLIDTLTRERNYLEFPVDFIVILTG; this is translated from the coding sequence TTGGTTTTGGGACTCGATAAAGATATACAAGGAACAAGAAGAACAGATGTTATTTTATTTGTAAATGTTGATTTAAAAAACAATGTAATAAAAATAAGTAACATTCCGAGAGATTTAATAGTTGAAGGAAAAAAGATCAATTCATATTATCAAACAGAAGGTTTTGAAAGGTTAAAAAGTTTAGTTGAAGATTTTACAGGATTGAAGATTGAAAAATATGCAATAGTTGATTATGATGTTATAAAGTTTATTGGCGATAGTCTTGGGCCTATCGAAATATATATCAGTGAGCCCATGAAATATACTGATTATTCACAAAATTTATTTATAAATTTTGAACCAGGATTGCACAAGCTCAATGGCAAGCAGTTACTTGCATATTTGAGATTTAGAAAAGATTTTCGAGGGGATATAGGAAGAATTGAAAGAGAAAAATATATAATTGAAAAATTAGTTCAAGCTGCATTAAAAAAAGACCTATTTTCGCTTGCTAATATTTACAAGAAGGTATATGAAATGATAGATACAAATATAAAAACTTCTGAGTTGGTATTTTTGGCTACAAAATTTCGAAAGTCAATTCAAATAAGAAGTGTTAATTTTCCAATAAATTATACGTCAGATGGGAATATTTACCCAGGTGACCTGGAAAGTTACAGAAATAGTTTTAAAGAAAAAGAGGAAGAAGAAAATAACTTTAGATTTTATGTGCTTAACAATACCAAAACACAAACTAGAACTTATAACGTAAATTTATATTATATGTGGAAAGCTGCTGGCTTTATTCCTAAGGATATTTACGATTTATCAAAGGTAAATTTTGAAGAAGATACAGTGTACATTTTAAATGATAAAATTGATGTAAAAATTATAAAGGATATAGTTAGAGTAGTGCATCCAAAAAGAAAATTTGTAATTAAGTATGCAAAAGATGAGTTAGACAAGTATTATTTGTTAATAGACACATTAACTCGTGAAAGAAATTATTTAGAATTTCCCGTTGATTTTATTGTTATTTTAACTGGATAG
- the nfi gene encoding endonuclease V gives MLYKKLHDWNISPKKAIDIQSTLKKLLKFEKIEKEISLVAGVDLSFFKEYGLAVIVVLDYDFNIREIVHHVEKVSYPYIPGLLAFREGPIFIKAWEKLKTDVDIVFFDGHGIAHPRKLGIASHMGLWIEKATIGIAKSKLIGNYKEPGKKRGNFSYLEYDGEKIGIVYRSRNNVKPIFISPGYLIDLESSLKITKSFITKYRLPEPTRLAHLYTQKIKKEHLSS, from the coding sequence ATGTTATACAAAAAATTACATGACTGGAATATATCTCCCAAAAAAGCAATAGATATTCAAAGTACTCTGAAAAAACTATTGAAATTTGAAAAGATCGAAAAAGAAATTTCGTTAGTCGCTGGTGTAGATCTCTCTTTTTTTAAAGAATACGGACTGGCAGTAATAGTAGTTTTAGATTATGACTTTAACATTAGAGAAATAGTGCATCACGTTGAAAAAGTCAGTTATCCTTATATTCCTGGTTTACTAGCTTTTAGAGAAGGGCCTATATTTATAAAAGCTTGGGAAAAACTTAAAACAGATGTTGATATTGTATTTTTCGACGGACATGGAATTGCGCATCCAAGAAAGCTTGGAATTGCTAGTCATATGGGATTATGGATAGAAAAAGCTACGATAGGGATTGCTAAAAGTAAATTAATTGGAAATTATAAAGAACCAGGAAAAAAACGTGGAAATTTTTCATATCTAGAATATGATGGTGAAAAAATAGGAATTGTCTATAGAAGTAGAAATAACGTTAAACCTATTTTTATTTCCCCAGGTTATTTAATTGATCTTGAAAGTAGTCTTAAAATAACAAAATCTTTTATTACAAAATATCGATTACCTGAGCCAACTAGACTTGCGCATCTTTATACTCAAAAAATAAAAAAAGAACATCTATCCAGTTAA
- a CDS encoding metallophosphoesterase family protein produces the protein MNILLTADIHGSYIAVEKLRMIGKCFDLTIVCGDITPKIVEYGEDLRKVQKEWFENVFLPLMDEIDGYFILGNDDLFDYKSERMLSGNMKLKGLNILAYDKVPPTSFGTYREVSDEVIWADLRDVNVEKPFVFITHAPPHGILDSARGRNFGSVSLKNFVFWKKPILHCFGHIHESFGDIQNEHTVFVNAAFEEEQRFYVVSINGNSHVKVFEL, from the coding sequence ATGAATATACTCCTTACGGCAGACATACATGGTTCATATATAGCTGTGGAAAAACTTAGAATGATCGGAAAGTGTTTCGATCTTACAATAGTTTGCGGCGACATAACGCCAAAGATAGTTGAATATGGTGAAGATCTAAGGAAAGTTCAAAAAGAATGGTTTGAAAATGTCTTTTTGCCACTCATGGACGAAATAGATGGATATTTTATTTTGGGAAACGACGATCTTTTTGATTACAAAAGTGAAAGAATGCTGAGTGGAAATATGAAACTGAAAGGATTAAATATCCTCGCTTATGATAAGGTGCCTCCAACCAGTTTTGGAACGTACAGGGAAGTGTCAGATGAGGTAATATGGGCAGATCTGAGAGATGTCAATGTGGAAAAACCATTTGTGTTTATAACACATGCTCCCCCTCATGGAATACTCGATAGTGCACGTGGAAGAAATTTTGGAAGCGTATCACTCAAAAACTTTGTTTTCTGGAAAAAACCAATTCTTCACTGTTTTGGACATATTCACGAGTCGTTCGGGGATATTCAAAACGAACATACAGTTTTTGTAAATGCTGCATTTGAAGAAGAGCAAAGGTTTTATGTTGTCTCTATCAATGGCAACAGTCACGTGAAGGTTTTTGAACTTTGA
- a CDS encoding DUF996 domain-containing protein, with protein MSLNVAKVLAGLGVIFGIFGYIPHVGWFFGLIGVILFLIGIYNISNILKNSKIFKYFLISIVFGFVSIVIFAIVIFAGMMNMLSEHVVVPFGQTMSYNYETTDYDFEEVHFEMPLSSMTSNFIISFITFAGLMIVAVIYKIKAYRLLSKYLSLNIFDMAASFYKWGAILVVVMIGIVLILIGDILAAVGFFSIPENLN; from the coding sequence ATGAGTTTAAATGTGGCAAAGGTATTGGCAGGACTTGGTGTGATTTTTGGAATTTTTGGTTATATTCCTCATGTAGGTTGGTTTTTTGGTTTGATTGGTGTGATTCTCTTTTTAATAGGTATATATAACATTTCTAATATTTTGAAAAACTCGAAGATATTTAAATATTTTTTGATTTCCATAGTTTTTGGATTTGTTTCCATAGTGATTTTTGCAATAGTAATATTTGCAGGTATGATGAATATGCTTTCCGAACATGTCGTAGTGCCTTTTGGACAAACAATGTCCTATAATTATGAAACTACAGACTACGATTTTGAGGAAGTGCATTTTGAAATGCCCTTATCTTCGATGACAAGTAATTTTATTATAAGTTTTATTACTTTTGCGGGATTAATGATAGTGGCTGTAATATACAAAATAAAGGCATATAGGCTGCTATCAAAGTATCTATCTTTAAATATTTTTGATATGGCAGCTTCATTTTACAAATGGGGAGCTATTTTAGTTGTAGTTATGATAGGGATTGTATTAATTTTGATAGGAGATATTCTTGCTGCAGTTGGTTTCTTCTCAATTCCCGAGAATTTAAATTGA
- a CDS encoding S41 family peptidase yields the protein MEKFILYFLLITIPVILILSATIYHFSLQKSPYDFKEQLSVNTIMTKEEMEIDLNYLVNTLRDVHPKTVNGFNKEQIHIIKKAYEKIQNPMSVGEFYFILNEVISSLKDAHSMIWINTTKEDRIINLPMIWLEDGMYIKEDVNNLKKGDKIISIGGKTENELLIKLQKIIPAENQQWVKVMGKINLVKEPFLNYLRLINNGYVDIVVQRNGQKIKTKLPLTKQPTYPNNNNYKMWVSYKIYPEKSLGIFRLDKCIYNEVYKSTLENFFKEVSKYNIKNIAIDVRKNTGGDSRVIDEFMKYIDIDKYLFYTGDIRFSRQASKQRGYIRKKGYKSYPKRVIINKKIQDHDLIYNGKIYVLTSFYTFSSGNWFAVVIKDNKLGTIIGEPTGNQPSSYGDILRFQLPISGFKFYVSHKKWVRPNISNDPEDCLHPDIEVYTTIEDILNKKDPQIERLIKIIDKKP from the coding sequence ATGGAAAAATTTATATTATACTTTTTACTTATTACAATTCCTGTTATTTTAATTTTATCAGCAACAATATATCACTTTTCTCTTCAGAAGTCACCTTATGACTTCAAAGAACAACTATCCGTTAATACTATAATGACAAAAGAAGAAATGGAAATCGATTTAAATTACTTGGTAAATACTTTGAGAGATGTTCACCCAAAAACAGTTAATGGTTTTAATAAAGAACAAATTCATATAATAAAAAAAGCATACGAAAAAATTCAAAATCCAATGAGTGTTGGAGAATTTTATTTCATACTTAACGAAGTAATATCTTCATTAAAAGATGCTCATAGTATGATATGGATTAATACCACAAAAGAAGATAGAATCATAAATTTACCAATGATATGGTTAGAGGATGGAATGTATATAAAAGAAGACGTAAACAACCTAAAAAAAGGTGACAAAATTATCTCCATTGGAGGAAAAACGGAAAATGAATTACTAATAAAACTCCAAAAGATAATACCTGCTGAGAATCAACAGTGGGTTAAAGTAATGGGTAAAATTAATCTTGTTAAAGAACCTTTTTTAAATTATCTTAGGCTGATAAATAATGGTTATGTAGATATAGTAGTTCAAAGAAATGGCCAGAAAATAAAAACAAAACTTCCTTTGACAAAACAACCAACATATCCAAACAACAACAACTATAAAATGTGGGTAAGCTATAAAATATACCCAGAAAAATCGCTTGGAATTTTCCGGCTTGACAAGTGCATTTACAACGAAGTATACAAATCAACATTAGAAAACTTTTTCAAAGAAGTTTCAAAATATAACATAAAGAATATAGCAATAGATGTAAGAAAAAACACAGGAGGTGACTCTCGAGTTATAGACGAATTCATGAAATATATTGATATAGATAAATATTTATTCTACACAGGTGATATAAGGTTTTCAAGACAAGCCAGCAAGCAAAGAGGTTATATAAGGAAAAAAGGATATAAATCATATCCAAAAAGAGTTATTATTAACAAAAAAATTCAAGATCACGATTTAATATACAACGGTAAAATATATGTTCTAACTTCTTTTTATACTTTCAGTTCTGGGAACTGGTTTGCAGTAGTTATAAAAGATAATAAATTAGGAACGATAATAGGCGAGCCAACAGGAAACCAACCATCCAGCTATGGAGACATTTTAAGGTTTCAACTACCAATTTCAGGATTTAAATTTTATGTATCCCACAAAAAATGGGTGAGGCCTAACATTAGTAATGATCCGGAGGACTGCCTGCATCCTGATATCGAAGTTTATACAACGATAGAAGATATACTGAATAAAAAAGATCCACAAATAGAGAGACTTATAAAAATTATAGATAAAAAACCATGA
- a CDS encoding YciI family protein produces the protein MKKGDRLFVRIDYRIKDSKFGPTDFEDHLKYLNDVAAKRYFIGGGFLNEDGGMIIFEAKDLDEAMEIANNDPIIKRKLYTYKLFEWELVVLSNKNGY, from the coding sequence ATGAAAAAAGGTGATAGATTGTTCGTTAGAATAGATTATAGAATTAAAGATAGTAAATTTGGACCAACAGATTTTGAAGATCATTTAAAATATTTAAACGATGTTGCAGCTAAGAGGTATTTTATTGGCGGAGGTTTCTTAAATGAAGATGGTGGAATGATTATTTTTGAAGCAAAAGATTTAGATGAAGCTATGGAAATTGCAAACAATGATCCTATAATAAAAAGAAAATTGTATACTTATAAACTGTTCGAGTGGGAGTTAGTTGTTCTTTCTAATAAAAACGGTTATTGA
- a CDS encoding HD domain-containing protein has protein sequence MKNLTVEELENFVRPFYTYKDVMHDLSHIKRILKMAKMLATHYEDKIDMDLIIYGAYFHGIVYEKEKQILKFLKTKGLSKEKISKIIQVSWESQKEKTPITLEGKILHDAHLIEGGKTFLIVKSLITGTLRGQVLEETIEYIEKNILGKFKPHLPETQNLYSDKEEFAREFLKELKENL, from the coding sequence TTGAAAAATTTAACGGTTGAAGAGTTGGAAAATTTTGTTAGACCTTTTTATACCTATAAAGATGTGATGCATGATTTATCACATATAAAAAGAATTCTTAAAATGGCAAAGATGTTAGCAACACATTATGAAGACAAAATAGACATGGATTTAATTATATATGGCGCTTATTTTCATGGAATCGTTTATGAAAAAGAAAAACAGATATTGAAATTTCTTAAAACTAAAGGATTGTCAAAGGAAAAAATTAGTAAGATAATTCAGGTTTCCTGGGAATCCCAAAAGGAAAAAACTCCTATAACATTAGAAGGCAAAATCCTTCATGATGCTCACTTAATTGAAGGAGGTAAGACTTTTTTAATTGTGAAATCCTTAATTACTGGTACTTTAAGAGGTCAAGTATTAGAAGAAACAATAGAGTATATTGAAAAAAACATACTTGGAAAATTCAAGCCTCACCTTCCAGAAACACAGAATCTCTATAGCGATAAAGAAGAATTTGCAAGGGAGTTTTTAAAAGAGTTAAAAGAAAATTTATGA
- a CDS encoding amidohydrolase family protein: MYTRQFIKALEDKDIKKLRKIPKSDLHNHAILGGNLDYIEKWLGRKIPRLTKRITSIEEMEDWVSKNYLPYVQGTSGFEKAIEAAFVQAKMDGVIKLEMSIDVYFRHFYNGSAKQLIKTLKKLHQKYAPEVNFIPELGFNRSVSEDLLIEWFEPYLDFDYFKSVDLYGDELAQPAKNFKRLYQMAKSKGLKLKAHVGEFGNADSIQETVEILELNEVQHGITAVKSKSVMSFLQKNNIQLNICPTSNYMLNRVDSIKKHPIRKLFDSGIKVTVNTDDVIVFQNGVSEEFLLLYEHGVFSAEELNIIRMNGLI, from the coding sequence ATGTATACAAGACAGTTTATCAAAGCACTTGAGGATAAAGATATAAAAAAATTAAGAAAAATTCCAAAAAGTGATCTTCATAATCATGCAATCCTGGGAGGTAATCTTGACTATATAGAAAAGTGGCTTGGAAGAAAAATTCCAAGGTTAACTAAAAGAATCACCAGCATTGAGGAAATGGAAGACTGGGTCAGCAAAAATTATCTTCCATATGTACAAGGAACATCTGGCTTTGAAAAAGCAATAGAGGCGGCTTTTGTACAGGCAAAAATGGATGGGGTAATTAAGTTAGAAATGAGCATAGATGTTTATTTCAGGCATTTTTATAATGGATCAGCTAAGCAATTGATTAAGACATTGAAGAAACTCCACCAAAAATACGCACCAGAAGTAAACTTTATACCTGAATTGGGATTCAATAGAAGTGTTTCCGAAGACCTTCTGATTGAATGGTTTGAACCTTATCTTGACTTCGACTATTTTAAGTCTGTTGATTTATATGGAGATGAACTTGCACAGCCAGCAAAAAATTTTAAACGGTTATATCAAATGGCAAAATCCAAAGGTTTAAAATTAAAAGCACACGTTGGAGAGTTTGGGAATGCTGATAGCATCCAGGAAACGGTAGAAATTCTTGAATTAAACGAGGTACAACACGGAATAACAGCGGTTAAATCAAAATCTGTTATGAGTTTTTTGCAAAAAAATAACATTCAGCTAAACATTTGTCCGACAAGCAATTATATGTTGAACAGAGTAGATAGTATAAAAAAACACCCAATAAGAAAATTATTTGATAGTGGTATAAAGGTAACTGTGAATACAGATGATGTTATAGTATTCCAAAATGGTGTATCAGAAGAGTTTTTGTTGTTGTATGAGCATGGAGTTTTTTCAGCAGAAGAGTTAAATATAATTAGAATGAATGGATTAATCTGA
- a CDS encoding alpha/beta fold hydrolase, whose amino-acid sequence MGYINYNRYSLYYETMGNGEPLLMIHGNTASSIMLKEEALYYSKYYKVILIDMIGHGKSKRLKVFPEDYWYENVKILSKLCDKLNLNKINILGVSGGAILGLNFAIYNSQIVNKVIADSFIGEKLTLQEAYKIKDEREIAKRNGVDQFWKSMHGEEWETVVDADSKMLINYAKKYGDNFKNNLDKITCPVLITGSLKDNLINDIDKKLLEVAKKIKTSLTIFTSDGNHPLMISKKKFFRNIAIRFLNGNL is encoded by the coding sequence ATGGGATATATTAATTATAATAGATACAGCTTATATTATGAAACAATGGGCAACGGGGAACCATTGTTAATGATTCATGGTAATACGGCTTCATCTATAATGTTAAAAGAAGAAGCTTTGTATTATTCAAAATATTATAAAGTAATATTGATTGATATGATAGGACATGGAAAATCGAAAAGATTAAAAGTGTTTCCTGAGGATTATTGGTATGAGAACGTAAAAATCCTATCAAAGCTATGTGATAAGTTAAATCTAAATAAAATAAATATTTTAGGGGTTAGTGGAGGAGCCATTTTGGGGCTCAACTTTGCGATTTATAACTCTCAAATTGTCAACAAAGTTATCGCAGATAGTTTTATTGGAGAAAAATTGACGTTGCAAGAAGCTTACAAAATAAAGGATGAAAGAGAGATTGCAAAAAGAAATGGCGTAGATCAATTCTGGAAATCAATGCATGGAGAAGAGTGGGAAACGGTAGTAGATGCTGATAGTAAAATGTTGATCAATTATGCTAAAAAGTATGGTGACAATTTCAAAAATAATTTAGATAAAATCACATGCCCTGTACTTATTACTGGAAGTTTAAAAGATAATTTAATAAATGATATTGATAAAAAATTACTTGAAGTTGCAAAGAAAATAAAAACATCATTGACAATATTTACATCTGATGGAAATCACCCGCTTATGATAAGTAAAAAGAAGTTTTTCAGAAATATAGCCATAAGATTTTTAAATGGGAATTTGTAA
- a CDS encoding NUDIX domain-containing protein: MKKFLGKKVKVKIDRPIGSKHPDYGFYYPVNYGYIPDSITSDGEAIDAYILGVYEPIDEYIGKVIGVIHRKNDQEDKLVVASEESLYSKEEIRVLTEFQERFFDIEIFAYDYLKQSIRNTVRGIIRYKEKILVIEENDLKIGKYYYLPGGGIEFLEKSDDAIRREIKEELNCEIYEVEYKVTIENFFELEGYKCHEMCRIYELKVEDKIYKKEEIKITADIFPNVAKWVSIKEFKEGKEILYPRKLIDML, translated from the coding sequence ATGAAAAAGTTCTTAGGTAAAAAAGTAAAAGTGAAAATTGACAGACCTATAGGTTCTAAGCATCCTGACTATGGATTTTATTATCCAGTAAATTATGGATATATACCAGATTCTATAACAAGTGATGGAGAAGCAATAGATGCTTATATATTGGGGGTTTATGAGCCAATAGATGAGTATATAGGTAAGGTAATAGGAGTAATTCACCGAAAAAATGATCAGGAAGATAAGCTTGTGGTGGCAAGTGAAGAAAGTTTGTACAGCAAAGAGGAAATTCGAGTACTAACAGAATTTCAGGAAAGGTTTTTTGATATAGAGATTTTTGCATATGATTATTTAAAGCAATCTATAAGAAATACAGTAAGAGGCATTATTAGATATAAAGAGAAAATTCTTGTAATTGAAGAAAATGATTTAAAAATTGGTAAATATTATTATTTACCAGGGGGAGGTATTGAGTTTCTGGAAAAAAGTGACGATGCTATAAGAAGGGAAATAAAAGAAGAGTTAAATTGTGAAATTTATGAGGTAGAATATAAGGTTACAATTGAAAATTTCTTTGAACTTGAAGGTTATAAATGTCATGAAATGTGCAGAATTTATGAATTAAAAGTAGAAGACAAAATATATAAAAAAGAAGAAATAAAAATTACAGCAGATATTTTCCCGAATGTGGCAAAATGGGTCAGTATAAAGGAATTCAAAGAAGGGAAGGAAATACTTTATCCAAGGAAACTAATCGATATGTTGTGA
- a CDS encoding PHP-associated domain-containing protein gives MIIDLHNHCELSKNTNLKLDDYVKKAKVLGISLAITEHNCLYNISGKINGVSIFSGIEVLNDYGDFIVFGAPESCVELRNDFLEFVSYVHKSGGIIIAAHPFSGYGVCRVNDKKLASEIISLVDAIEVYNGKVAYKCWLQAKELAKAYKKTQTGGSDAHNIDDLFKVGTRFFDDIDSINDLVSAIKEGRCEPVIINNKQ, from the coding sequence ATGATAATTGACTTACATAATCATTGTGAATTGTCAAAAAATACTAATTTGAAATTGGATGATTATGTGAAAAAAGCTAAAGTTTTAGGCATTTCTCTGGCAATCACCGAGCACAATTGTTTATACAATATAAGTGGGAAGATTAATGGAGTATCTATATTTTCTGGGATAGAGGTGCTTAATGATTACGGTGATTTTATAGTGTTTGGTGCACCTGAAAGTTGTGTTGAGTTGAGAAATGATTTCCTCGAATTTGTAAGTTATGTCCATAAATCTGGGGGAATTATTATAGCTGCACATCCGTTTTCAGGGTATGGGGTCTGTAGAGTTAACGATAAAAAACTTGCAAGTGAGATTATTAGTCTGGTGGATGCAATAGAAGTATACAACGGAAAAGTAGCATATAAATGTTGGTTACAAGCAAAAGAATTAGCAAAAGCATATAAAAAAACGCAAACGGGTGGCAGTGACGCTCATAATATTGATGATTTGTTCAAGGTAGGGACTCGTTTTTTTGATGATATTGATAGTATTAATGATTTAGTTAGTGCTATAAAAGAGGGGCGATGCGAACCAGTAATAATAAATAATAAACAATAG
- a CDS encoding DUF3795 domain-containing protein, whose protein sequence is MEKMEKKVVGVCGCICSDCRLFGKSCGGCFAIKGKPCWLHEVNLEICDFYECSVINKGLKHCGQCEEIPCEKFWKNKNPKWTEEEHRKIVEERVILLKQLA, encoded by the coding sequence ATGGAAAAAATGGAAAAAAAAGTAGTAGGAGTATGTGGATGTATTTGTAGTGATTGCAGGCTTTTCGGTAAAAGCTGTGGAGGATGTTTCGCAATAAAAGGGAAGCCGTGCTGGTTGCATGAGGTAAACCTTGAGATTTGCGATTTTTATGAATGCAGTGTGATCAACAAGGGATTGAAACATTGTGGACAATGTGAAGAGATTCCGTGTGAAAAGTTCTGGAAAAATAAAAATCCTAAATGGACGGAAGAAGAACATAGAAAGATTGTGGAAGAAAGGGTTATTTTATTAAAGCAATTAGCCTAA